One window of the Longimicrobiaceae bacterium genome contains the following:
- a CDS encoding TolC family protein produces the protein MMLCIRSTVASATAAAVWAVTASAASAQAPVRVVTLEEAIEQALNNDPAAIAASGAEQASRAELRQAWGSYLPTLTVNSSYGNSSNQRFDQATGRLVSESYTAQITAGYDVFTGGRRLLQQRAARAQSRAASAENRAQRFQTILNTQRTFYAAAAGDELVMAAEQRLERARQQLAFAEARLQLGTATRSDVLRAELEVGNAELAVIDAESSRRRARLELGRVIGIDEEVQPSAGVLPEQAPELPPVETLATLAERTAPSAVAARSTHQAMRAASLSALAAYLPTIRATGGYDWQAVEFPPNDQSWSIRLVASIPVFNGLQRETAVTQARINARVADARARDAAIGARIAAEDAARELGSAERRVEIAGRAVELAREDLRVQEERYQLGNVTILDLQASQLALAEAEVAWVEARQALATAIGQLEAVLGQTLAELNGRRSASSLPE, from the coding sequence ATGATGTTGTGCATTCGTTCGACGGTCGCCTCCGCAACGGCGGCTGCGGTCTGGGCCGTGACCGCCTCCGCGGCCTCGGCGCAGGCGCCCGTCAGGGTGGTGACACTGGAAGAGGCGATCGAGCAGGCTCTGAACAATGACCCCGCCGCGATCGCCGCTTCCGGCGCGGAGCAGGCTTCTCGGGCCGAGCTCCGCCAGGCGTGGGGAAGCTACCTGCCTACGCTGACGGTCAACTCCAGCTACGGCAACTCCAGCAACCAGCGCTTCGACCAGGCCACGGGGCGCCTCGTCTCGGAGAGCTACACCGCGCAGATCACGGCGGGCTACGACGTCTTCACCGGGGGCAGGCGGCTGCTCCAGCAGCGGGCGGCCCGAGCGCAGAGCCGCGCCGCCTCGGCGGAGAATCGCGCGCAGCGGTTCCAGACGATCCTCAACACCCAGCGGACCTTCTACGCCGCAGCGGCGGGCGACGAGCTGGTAATGGCGGCGGAGCAGCGGCTGGAGCGTGCGCGACAGCAGCTCGCCTTCGCGGAGGCACGCCTGCAGCTGGGTACGGCGACCCGCTCCGACGTGCTGCGGGCGGAGCTGGAGGTGGGGAACGCGGAGCTCGCGGTGATCGACGCGGAATCCAGTCGGCGCCGCGCCCGCCTCGAGCTGGGCCGGGTGATTGGTATCGACGAGGAGGTGCAGCCCTCGGCGGGGGTGCTGCCGGAACAGGCCCCGGAGCTGCCTCCGGTCGAGACGCTCGCAACCCTGGCCGAGCGCACCGCGCCTTCGGCGGTGGCCGCCCGGTCCACGCACCAGGCGATGCGAGCGGCGTCGCTATCGGCGCTGGCGGCCTACCTGCCCACCATCCGGGCGACCGGCGGTTATGACTGGCAGGCCGTCGAGTTCCCGCCCAACGACCAGAGCTGGAGCATCCGGCTGGTAGCCTCCATCCCGGTCTTCAACGGTCTGCAGCGGGAGACCGCGGTCACCCAGGCCAGGATCAACGCACGCGTCGCCGACGCCCGGGCGCGCGATGCCGCCATCGGCGCGCGGATCGCGGCCGAGGACGCCGCGCGGGAGCTGGGTTCCGCCGAGCGCCGGGTAGAGATTGCCGGTCGCGCGGTCGAGCTCGCCCGCGAGGACCTGCGAGTGCAAGAGGAGCGATACCAGCTCGGCAACGTCACCATCCTCGATCTCCAGGCGTCGCAGCTCGCACTGGCGGAGGCTGAGGTGGCCTGGGTCGAAGCGCGTCAGGCGCTCGCGACCGCGATCGGACAACTGGAAGCGGTGCTCGGCCAGACGCTCGCCGAGCTGAACGGAAGGCGCTCTGCGAGCTCGCTGCCCGAGTAA
- a CDS encoding NAD(+) synthase: MSRTFNSIYSHGYIRAAVCIPRVRVADPPYNVERTLALARRASELNAAVALFPELGLSAYSCEDLFQQDALLGASLAALHEVVRASAKLTPVLLVGAPLRFGGMLYNCAVVVYGGAILGVVPKSYLPNYREFYERRQFTPGRGAPVGTVRLLGLDVPFGNDLVFAAENVPGFALHVEICEDLWTPIPPSSFAALAGATVLANLSASNITIGKAEYRRDLVAAQSGKCIAAYLYSAAGPGESTTDLAWDGHALIYENDELLAESERFARDEQVIASDIDLERLLQDRMRMTTFSDAASEHAGRVRAIRTIPFEFRLPEGEIPLMRSVQRFPFVPSDPAKLDLRCYETYNIQVHGLMKRLEATGIEKVVIGVSGGLDSTHALIVAARTMDRLGLPRTNILGYTMPGFATSRTTLRNAHALMRGLGIHAEEIDIRPSARQMLQDIGHPFAEGESTYDVTFENVQAGERTSHLFRLANHHSALVLGTGDLSEIALGWSTYGVGDQMSHYNVNASVPKTLIQHLIRWVAKREEFGPETSRVLNSILDMEISPELVPGEDGEGPAQSTEARIGPYELQDFNLYYISRFGFRPSKVAFLAHHAWGDRDRGEWPELLAVEKRNEYDLSTIKHWLEVFLYRFFKISQFKRSAMPNGPKVGSGGSLSPRGDWRAPSDAESEVWLAELRENVP; this comes from the coding sequence ATGTCCCGCACCTTCAACTCGATCTACTCGCACGGGTACATCCGCGCCGCGGTCTGCATTCCCCGCGTGCGGGTCGCGGATCCGCCGTACAACGTGGAGCGGACCCTCGCGCTCGCCCGGCGTGCCTCCGAGCTGAACGCCGCCGTCGCCCTGTTCCCGGAGCTGGGGCTCTCCGCCTACAGCTGCGAAGATCTCTTTCAGCAGGACGCTCTGCTCGGCGCCAGCCTCGCGGCGCTCCACGAAGTGGTCCGCGCAAGCGCCAAGCTGACGCCGGTTCTGCTGGTGGGGGCGCCACTTCGCTTCGGGGGGATGCTCTACAACTGTGCGGTCGTGGTCTACGGCGGCGCGATCCTGGGGGTCGTGCCCAAGAGCTACCTGCCGAACTACCGCGAATTCTACGAGCGCCGCCAGTTCACCCCCGGACGGGGCGCGCCGGTCGGGACCGTGCGGCTGCTGGGGCTCGACGTGCCTTTCGGCAATGACCTGGTGTTCGCGGCCGAGAACGTACCCGGCTTCGCGCTGCACGTCGAGATCTGCGAGGACCTGTGGACACCGATCCCTCCGAGCAGCTTCGCTGCGCTCGCCGGCGCCACGGTACTCGCCAACCTCTCCGCCAGCAACATTACGATCGGGAAGGCGGAGTACCGCCGGGATCTGGTGGCGGCGCAATCAGGAAAGTGCATCGCGGCCTACCTCTATTCGGCGGCCGGACCCGGCGAATCCACCACCGATCTGGCCTGGGACGGTCATGCGCTCATCTACGAGAACGACGAGCTGCTGGCCGAATCCGAGCGCTTCGCCAGGGACGAACAGGTGATCGCGTCGGATATCGACCTCGAGCGCCTGCTCCAGGATCGCATGCGCATGACCACCTTTTCCGACGCGGCCAGCGAGCACGCTGGCCGAGTACGGGCGATCCGCACGATCCCGTTCGAGTTCCGGCTTCCGGAGGGTGAGATCCCGCTGATGCGATCGGTGCAGCGCTTCCCCTTCGTCCCTTCCGATCCCGCGAAGCTCGACCTGCGCTGCTACGAGACGTACAACATCCAGGTGCACGGCCTGATGAAGCGCCTGGAGGCCACCGGCATCGAGAAGGTGGTGATCGGCGTCTCGGGCGGGCTGGATTCGACTCACGCGCTGATCGTCGCCGCCCGTACCATGGACCGGCTGGGCCTCCCTCGCACCAACATTCTCGGCTACACCATGCCCGGCTTCGCCACCAGCCGCACCACCCTGCGCAACGCGCACGCCCTGATGCGGGGGCTGGGGATCCACGCCGAAGAGATCGACATCCGCCCCTCCGCCCGGCAGATGCTCCAGGACATCGGCCACCCTTTCGCCGAGGGTGAGTCGACCTACGACGTCACCTTCGAGAACGTGCAGGCCGGCGAGCGAACGTCACACCTCTTCCGGCTGGCAAATCACCACTCCGCGCTGGTCCTCGGCACCGGCGACCTCAGCGAGATCGCGCTGGGCTGGTCGACCTACGGGGTTGGAGACCAGATGTCGCATTACAACGTCAACGCCTCTGTCCCCAAGACGCTGATTCAGCACCTGATCCGGTGGGTGGCGAAGCGGGAGGAGTTCGGTCCGGAGACCAGCCGCGTGCTGAACTCGATCCTCGACATGGAGATCTCGCCGGAGCTGGTTCCGGGGGAGGACGGCGAAGGGCCGGCGCAGAGCACGGAGGCTCGCATCGGCCCCTACGAATTGCAGGACTTCAACCTCTACTACATCAGCCGGTTCGGGTTCCGGCCGAGCAAGGTCGCCTTCCTCGCACATCACGCGTGGGGGGACCGCGACCGGGGGGAGTGGCCGGAGCTGCTCGCGGTCGAGAAGCGCAACGAGTATGACCTGTCGACCATCAAGCACTGGCTCGAGGTCTTCCTCTACCGCTTCTTCAAGATCAGCCAGTTCAAGCGCTCGGCAATGCCGAATGGACCGAAGGTGGGTTCGGGAGGATCGCTCTCACCGCGGGGCGATTGGCGTGCTCCCTCGGATGCGGAATCGGAGGTCTGGCTGGCCGAGCTCCGAGAGAACGTCCCGTGA
- a CDS encoding DUF411 domain-containing protein: MLTRRAWLATAAGAAAALLSGRPAYALASRQEILVYKSPTCGCCSNWVDHMAEAGFQPTVRDVADVSPLKRDVGVPAGLDSCHTALVGGYFVEGHVPADLVQKLLKEKPKAAGLAVPGMPMGSPGMEGPTRQPYDVLLVMRDGTTRVYASR; the protein is encoded by the coding sequence ATGCTTACACGTAGAGCCTGGCTGGCTACGGCGGCCGGCGCGGCAGCCGCGCTACTCAGCGGGCGCCCAGCGTATGCGCTCGCTTCACGCCAGGAAATCCTGGTATATAAGAGCCCCACCTGCGGCTGCTGCTCCAACTGGGTGGATCACATGGCCGAGGCCGGCTTCCAGCCGACCGTGCGCGACGTTGCGGACGTGAGTCCGCTCAAGCGCGATGTCGGAGTTCCGGCCGGCCTCGACTCCTGCCACACGGCGCTGGTGGGAGGCTACTTCGTGGAGGGCCACGTGCCCGCCGACCTGGTGCAGAAGCTGCTCAAAGAGAAGCCCAAGGCCGCCGGGCTCGCCGTTCCCGGCATGCCAATGGGCTCACCCGGCATGGAGGGACCGACCCGTCAGCCGTACGACGTCCTCCTGGTGATGCGCGACGGGACGACCCGCGTGTATGCCAGTCGCTGA
- a CDS encoding efflux RND transporter periplasmic adaptor subunit has translation MTRRNLRQPLSTRLLVPLAALALAACGDGEAAPNTGGGGRGGGPTAAPVETGLVELGTIARSVTVSGVVEPIRTVGVNSQLSGALLTVEVEEGMRVREGQVLARMDDRELAAQEASAEAAFNVAEAAFKRAEQLYQNQVITINEYERDRTAYAAALAQLEQLRTRRGYAIVRSPLDGIVLEKRVEAGDVVAPQTQLFRIGDVSTMVVRVPVSELDVVELAPGATASIVFDAFPSRTFTGTIRRIFPSADPTTRLVPVEVALDAEGAITARPGFLARVTFALGARSNVPLIPASAVVSGVGGQAVFTLENGQAMRRSIQTGLTSEGKVEVLSGVEPGEVIVVAGANTLRDGAAVRVVSGPEGSQAPQDSNTQTRTSGGAS, from the coding sequence ATGACCCGTCGGAATCTTCGACAGCCCCTCTCTACCCGCCTCCTGGTGCCGCTGGCCGCGCTCGCGCTTGCCGCGTGCGGCGACGGCGAAGCAGCGCCCAACACAGGCGGAGGCGGACGAGGCGGGGGCCCCACGGCTGCGCCGGTCGAGACCGGTCTCGTTGAGCTCGGCACGATCGCACGCTCGGTGACCGTCTCCGGCGTGGTCGAGCCAATTCGCACAGTCGGCGTCAACAGCCAGCTCTCCGGGGCTCTCCTCACCGTCGAGGTGGAGGAAGGGATGAGAGTACGCGAGGGCCAGGTCCTTGCGCGGATGGACGATCGCGAGCTCGCCGCGCAGGAGGCGAGTGCCGAGGCGGCCTTCAACGTGGCTGAGGCCGCCTTCAAGCGGGCGGAGCAGCTCTACCAGAACCAGGTCATCACCATCAACGAGTACGAGCGCGATCGCACCGCGTACGCGGCCGCGCTGGCACAGCTCGAGCAGCTTCGCACCCGTCGGGGCTATGCGATCGTCCGCTCCCCCCTCGACGGCATCGTGCTGGAGAAGCGCGTCGAAGCAGGCGACGTGGTGGCACCCCAGACTCAGCTCTTCCGCATCGGTGACGTATCCACGATGGTGGTGCGCGTTCCGGTTTCGGAGCTCGACGTGGTGGAGCTCGCCCCGGGAGCTACCGCCTCTATCGTCTTCGATGCCTTCCCGTCCCGTACCTTCACCGGCACGATCCGCCGGATCTTCCCCTCCGCCGACCCGACCACCCGCCTGGTGCCCGTGGAGGTGGCGCTCGACGCCGAGGGGGCCATTACCGCCCGCCCCGGCTTCCTTGCACGGGTGACCTTCGCGCTGGGAGCCCGCTCGAACGTTCCGCTGATCCCGGCGAGCGCGGTGGTGAGCGGAGTCGGTGGCCAGGCAGTCTTCACGCTGGAGAACGGCCAGGCGATGCGCCGCTCGATCCAGACGGGCCTCACCTCCGAGGGAAAGGTCGAGGTGCTCTCCGGAGTCGAGCCGGGAGAGGTGATCGTCGTGGCCGGCGCCAACACCCTGCGGGACGGCGCCGCCGTGCGCGTGGTTTCAGGGCCGGAAGGTAGCCAGGCTCCCCAGGACAGTAATACCCAGACCCGAACGAGCGGAGGAGCGTCGTGA